The Mesoterricola silvestris sequence GAAGGATGGAGGGGGCAGGGAGCCCGCCCCGGCGAGAAGTGCCCGCCAGGCGGGATCCTCCTCCCGTTCCGGGGCCCCGGCCCCCGGTTCGGAGGGTTCCGCACGCCGTGAAGCCGAGGCCGGGTCCAGGCCGTCCCAGGCCAAGCGCCGGGCAAAGGCCTTCCCGTCGCCCCTGCAGGCGGCCTGGCACCAGCGGAGAAGCCAATCCGGGTCCGGCGGCGAATCGGCCGCCGACGGCGGCTCCAGGCGGAAAGGGCCGGCCGTGGGGCGCATCTCTCGCCGAACGGTCATTTGCAGAATACGGTCCACGTGTCTCCCGCGGACAGCGCCTGCAGTTCCTTTTCGGAAAGGGCTCCCTCTTCCACCTGCCTGGGTGGAAGAACGATATGGACGAGGACCGGGGAGGCCTCGTGCACTTCCACGGAGATCCCCTCGGGGATGGGCTTGCCGGTCATTTCCTCGAGGACCTTCCTGGGATCGGCCAAAAGCCGTGAGCGGAAGTCCGGGTCCTGGCC is a genomic window containing:
- a CDS encoding NHLP leader peptide family RiPP precursor yields the protein MIDNTHPLLASIVQKAGQDPDFRSRLLADPRKVLEEMTGKPIPEGISVEVHEASPVLVHIVLPPRQVEEGALSEKELQALSAGDTWTVFCK